From the Sphingobacteruim zhuxiongii genome, the window GGTTACTTTATAAAGCCCATCGATTAGTTCCAAGCGATGGAAATCATCGTAAGCCTTTAAGCTCGTGCCGCCATGAAGTAATAATCCCATACATTGATCAAACTCCTCTTGAGTCACCGATTCAAAGCAATGAGTTTGTGTAATTTCGGCAAAAATCTGCTGTGGATCAAAGCCGTCTCCAACAGCCAGAGTCATTAAATATTGTGTGAGTACATCAAATGAACGGATATAAGGAATTCTTTGTTCAACAATCTTCTCTTTGACGGCAAATTTTAGGGAATCACCTTCAATGATTTCTAAGGAATTCGTCGGCACATAATAAATAATAGAAGTCGCATCTGGACGATGTCCTGAGCGCCCTGCGCGTTGCAGAAAGCGAGCGACACCTTTCGGCGAACCAATCTGTATTACGCAGTCAACGGGCCTAAAATCAACACCTAAGTCCAAGCTACTGGTGCATACCACAGCTTTCAAACGACCTGCATGCAGCGCCTCTTCTACCCAAACCCGGACTTCATCACTCAGGGATCCGTGATGAATCGCCAATAAGCCCGCGAATTCAGGGTACTGTGAAATAATTTGCTGATACCAGATCTCCGCCTGGGAGCGCGTATTGGTAAATATCAAAGTCGTACCATACTGATTTACAATATTAACGACTTTGTCAAGCAGACGAATCCCTAGATGCCCTGCCCATGGAAACTTTTCAAGGCTATCGGGCAGTACGGTCTGAATAGTAATCTTCTTATTGATTTTGGCCTTCACCATGACACCCGTATTGGAAGACCCCAATAAAATATCCTTTGCTTGCCCTAAATTGCCAATCGTTGCAGAGATCCCCCAGATCTTAAGATTCGGATTGATATTCTTCAGACGACTTAAGGCCAGCTCGATGAGAACACCGCGCTTAGAACCCAAAAGCTCATGCCACTCATCGACGACGATAAATTCCAATTGCTTAAAATAGTCTTGTCCTTGTTTTGTTGCCAATAGTAGATGTACGCTTTCTGGCGTAGTGATCAAAGCTTGTGGCGGATTTTTACGCTGCTTCAGTCGATTTGCAGTACTCGTATCTCCGGTACGAAGTTCGATTTGATAATCGAGATCTAGGTCAGCAGATACGCCTTCAGTTACCCGATGAATCTCTTTAGATAAAGCACGTAAAGGTGTTATCCATAAGGCATGTAGTCCTTTCTTTCGTTGCTTACTTATCTGCTGCTGATAGCTTGCGGAATAGTATTGCTGAATGACGCCAAACCAGATAGCCAAGGTCTTACCATAGCCTGTGGGTGCATTTAAAATCCCCGATCGATTAGCAGCTATTTCGGTCCAACATTGCTTTTGAAAATCATGCGCCGTCCATCCCTGATTATAAAACCATACATCTGCTAATTCGTTCTTCATAGATTCTATTGATACTTCAAATTAAAAGAAATTCACACAGAATACAACATTTTTAACGCGTAATTGTTAGTACAATGAAAGAGTATTTATTATGGGAAATATACAAGTCGGCCTATTTGTAGGTAGTTTAAGGAAAGAATCGTTTAATAAAAAGATTGCGAATTACCTGATTAGTATCGCTCCAAAAGGTTACGAATACCAACTTATAGAAATTGGACAGCTACCCTTCTACAATGAGGATCTCGAGGGGGATAAACTTCCTGCAGTTTACAAAGAATTTCGCGCAACAATTGAAGCTTTGGATGCTTTTATCTTCGTTACTCCGGAGTATAATCGCTCGGTACCTGCCGTTTTAAAGAATGCAATTGACGTTGCATCGCGTCCTTATGGCAAGGCAAAATGGAATAAGAAACCTGCTGCTGTTATTAGCTCTTCCATTGGTGCAATCGGCGGATTTGGCGCCAATCATCACCTACGCCAATCCTTAGTTTTCGTCGATGTTCCTACTATGGCGCAACCAGAAGCCTATATTGGACATGTTGCCAAGCTATTTGACGAGCAAGGCAAGCTGATTAATGAGGATACCGCTAAATTCCTAGAGGATTACCTCGCAGCATTTAGCACCTGGGTTGAACGATTTGTTAAGAAATAAGATTATTGGAATTTAACCTCGCCAAAGAACTGCGGCAAGTGGAAATTCGGTGAAGGATAATCAATGCCACTCCAAGCTATAAAATGTGGATTTGGTAAACCATCTCCACATTTATAGAAATTCGCGGCGGCTGCTTGACCCGCAAGGTCTTCTGCTTTCACACCTAATATCTCGAATGGAATTACTAAAACCTGTTGCCAAGTCTTTTTACCGAGAATCGTTTGCACCGATGATGCTGTATTAACTTTTAGGATCTGCTCACTACTTAAGCGATTACGCTCAGCCTTCACAGCACCTCCATAGCCAATTAAACCAACACCTAAGACATTGAATTCAACGTTGTAATACGTTTCTCTTTGATCAAATGAAATGAAGAATTCCACACAACTATCCTCCCACACATTCTCATTCGGGCGGATAAATTGTCCTTTTACAAACTCTTCCTGCACGTCGTAGTGCAAAATAATATGCTTGTTATCGTAAGCAACTTGAAATCTCACTTCCGGTACATATGGAAACTCTGATGTCCATGGAGCAACATTAATGTCATTCCATGTTAAAGATTCCAAAGCTTTTTTCCAATCAGCATAGCCTGTTGGTAGCTCCTGCACGTTTAATTTTGCGATTTCAAGCGTCATAAGATTACGAATTTAAGTTCTCCGCTAATATATCAGTTAAAACTTGATGATTCGCCTCTAATTCTTGAACTAATTTCAATTGTGCTTTTGTACGAACCAAATTATGCTCCGGATAGGCAATTTTATAATACGTGTCCCCATCAATATAATCCGTTAGGAATCTTACCGCTTGCATATAAGGCAGTAAGTGAACACCATGAATTAAGGATTCTGCTTCGGTCTTTGTTAGGAACTCCTTCGCTTCGGATAAATAGCCAGCAGTAAAAGCTGCAAACAATGGAATATTCAAGACAATCTTTGATACATCTGCCTCATCTTCTGCAGCAGAGTTAATAATTGTACGAATAGCATCACCAAAATCATAAGCTACGTAACCAGGCATAACCGTATCTAAGTCAATAACACATTGCACTTGATCATTTGCATCTAGTAATACGTTATTGAACTTGGTATCATTGTGCGTAATCCGTAAAGGCAGTCTATTTGCGCGTCCTAATTCTAGAACGGTACGCATTTTACCTTCACGTTCGAAGATATAATCTAATAGATCTTGTACCTCTGCTACACGAGATGCCGCATCTTTCGCAATCGCTTCACGCAGATTATTCATGCGAAACTCGATATTATGAAAGTTTGGAAGCACTTCAACAATCGTTGTTGGATCTAAATCACTCAACTGCTTTTGAAATTGCCCAAATGCCAAGCCTCCAGAGAATGCTTGATCCGTTGTTTCTAATATATCGTAGCTACGTGTGTCGGGAATAAGAATAAATATACGCCAGAAATCTCCGTTGTTATCTTCGTAATAGTGCTTGCCATCCAAAGTAGGAATTAAAGTCATTGTACGTTTTAACACTTCTTTATCTCCCAAATGCGCAAGTTTCTTTTTGAGATGATTACATACCTTCTCAATATTCGCCATGAGACCGTCAACGTTGCGGAATACATGGTGATTTATACGTTGAAGTAAATATTGTTCTGTTGTATCGGAATCCGTAATAATCTTGAAGGTATCATTGATATGTCCTGATCCAAATGGAACTGAAGAAATGATATTTCCTTTGATATTAAATTTTTCGGCTGATAGGATGCTGTTTTCTAAATTATTGGTTGACATTACTTCACTATTCATTTCATAATTTCTGTGTAAGTTCTTGCAATATCTATATTCAAACCCAATATTTAAAATATTTTTTTCAATCAAACGGTTGCATGATTTTATTTATTAACATTGAATAAATAACGAGTTCATATTTATTCTTAATCTAAGAAGATATCCTTTTAATAAGCACGTTCTATTTATATTTTTCGTAATTTAGAACATCAAAGCGAATTTGCCCCTATATGGTCACGGAAATAGTTATTATCCTTATCTTAATCATCCTTAATGGAATTCTTTCAGCATCTGAAATTTCGATTGTATCCAGTCGAAAAGCGCGCCTTCAAGCGGCTAGTGAAAAGAATGCCGGTGCTAAAACAGCGCTACTTCTGAAAGAAAACCCAAACAATTTTTTATCGACTGTTCAAATCGGAATCACTTTAATCGGAATCTTAACTGGTTTCTTTAGTGGTGGCTCTATTTCTACCTTCTTGGCAGAACAAATGAATAAAATCGAAGTGCTCGCCCCTTACAGTGCCCAAATATCTGTCATCGTTGTAGTATTGACTATCACCTATCTATCTTTGGTGATTGGAGAATTAGTACCGAAGCGGATTGGTATGGCTATTCCTGAGCGATATGCATCCTTTATCGCTGTGCCGATGAACTTCTTAAGTAAGATTGTCAAACCTTTCGTATGGTTGTTGAGTGTGTCGACAGACTTTATTGTTAAGCTGTTCAATATTCAATCGAATCAAAATGCAGTAACGGAAGAAGAAATTAAAGCATTAGTAGATGAGGGTGTCGATAGCGGTGCTATTGAAGGTATCGAACATGATATGGTAGACCGTGTATTGAGTTTAGGGGATAAAAGAGCGATTAACCTAATGGTACACCGTTCTAAGATTACCTTTTTAGATATTCAGAAATCTTTTGAAGAGAATAAAGCGTATATCCTTGCCGATGAGCATACTGAATACCCTGTATGTAATGGGAATTTCGACCATGTCATTGGTGTTGTTCATATCAAAACGTTATTTAAGGAGTACTTAACGAGTGATGAACCGGAATTAACCAATCTACTGCAACCCATTCCATTTATCAACGAGAACACCTATGCCTATAACATCATGGCTTCAATGAAGAGTTCAGGCGTGATGCAAGCTGTTGTAGTCGATGAATACGGAAGTCCGCAGGGAATAATCACCATGGCTGACTTAGTTGGTGCCTTGGTAGGTGGATTTGATTCGCCAGTTGACGACGAGAAAAGAACGATACGCCAGCGTGAGGATGGTTCCTATGTCATCGACGGAAGCTATCAATTGGATGATTTTATTGAGCTATTCAAAATTAATCTGACTGAAGACGATGAGGATGAAATCGGAAATCTAACGACGGTTGCAGGTTTAGTATTCCTCCTATTAGACCATATCCCTGAGGAGGGCGAACAAGTCGTATATAAGAACTTAGAGTTCGAAGTACTCGATATGGATGGACATAGAATTGATAAGCTTATTGTCAATGTTCAGAATGAGTCCAGCGATGAAACTGCGAATATTGACTAAAGGTCAATCTGTTCCTGTAGATTGTCAGCAAAAAGTGGACAGCTAGTATTCTAATCTTAAGGAGGGTTTTAATTAAAAACATTAGATTTAATTATGGAAACTCCAAAGAAAAAGAGCGCTGAAAAGTTTGTCAAAGACATTCGAAAACACACCCGTAGAATTTTCACTTCAGAACAAAAGATTTTAATCGTGATGGAAGCTTTGCGTGCAGAAACTTCTGTAGCTGAACTTTGTCGCAAACATAATATTGTTCAATCTCAGTTTTATTCTTGGAACAAGGAATTTATGGAAGCTGGCAAAAAACGTCTTTCAGGCGATGTTACGCGAGAAGCAACCAGTGATGAAGTTTCCGATCTGAAGAAAGAAAATGCTCGACTGAAGGAAATAGTAGCAGATCTAGTGGTTCGCTATGATATTGTAAAAAAAAGTATAGAGATGCTGGACTAATCCATAAATACAGAAAATATATGCGATTATCAGCAGGCGAAAAATACGAAATCATACAAACAGTGACACGAAGTGAAATCGGAGTGAAACCAACTTTGGACAGCTTTGGGATTGCACGTAGCACCTTTTATAAATGGTATCAAAATTACCTTAAAAGTGGCTTTCCTGGTTTGGAAACAAACAAAAGAAGTTCTCGTAGACAATGGAATAGTATCCCCCAGGAGCAAAAGGATCTGGTTGTCGAGATTGCATTAAAGCACACCGAGTTATCTTCCAGAGAATTAGCCTATAAAATAACAGATGAACAAGGTGTTTTCATTTCTGAATCAAGCGTTTATAGAATATTAAAGCAAAGAGATTTAATCCCAGCACCCAATCATTTTCTTATTTCAGCAGCTAATGAGTTTAAGGATAAAACTGCATTTGTGCATCAAATGTGGCAAACTGACTTCACTTATTTCAAGATTATTGGTTGGGGATGGTACTATTTGAGTACAGTTTTGGATGATTTTAGTCGCTATATCATTCATTGGGAATTATGTGATTCCATGAAAGCCGAAGATGTGAAAAGAACGGTAGATACTGCGATTGCTAAAGCAAAATTGAAGTCAAAGGCAAAGCCGAAATTACTATCAGATAATGGCGCCTGTTACGTATCAAATGAATTGAAAACTTATCTTAAATGCGATCTGAAGATGAAGCAAGTACACGGAAGGCCAATGCATCCCCAAACACAAGGGAAAATCGAACGGTATCACCGAACGATGAAAAACGTTGTTAAACTTAATCATTTTTATCATCCAGAGCAACTTATCGAAACTTTAACAGAATTTGTAGACAAATATAATGAAAGACGTTATCATGAATCACTCAAAAACTTAACTCCAGCAGATGTCTATTTCGGTAGAACCGATCAAATTTTAAGAAAAAGACAACAAATTAAAATGAATTCTATTCAGAATAGAAGGCAATTATATAATCAACAAAAATTACTAAATTTATAACAACAATCTCTCCTTAACGAAATAGACCTAAGTGTCCAATTTACTTTGATGACGTACAGATACGCCAGCGTGAGGATGGTTCCTATGTCATCGACGGAAGCTATCAATTGGATGATTTTATTGAGCTATTCAAAATTAATCTGACTGAAGACGATGAGGATGAAATCGGAAATCTAACGACGGTTGCAGGTTTAGTATTCCTCCTATTAGACCATATCCCTGAGGAGGGCGAACAAGTCGTATATAAGAACTTAGAGTTCGAAGTACTCGATATGGATGGACATAGAATTGATAAGCTTATTGTCAATGTTCAGAATGAGTCCAGCGATGAAACTGCGAATATTGACTAAAGGTCAATCTGTTCCAGTAAAAATATCCTCTAATTCGATCGAGTCTCTTATTTCTATTTGAATAAAATGCTAATGACCATTAGCAAAAGGCATAAAAAAAGCTAGTATTTCTTATACTAGCTTAGATGTGAGTTAATCAGTCGAACCAACTCATGTTTCTGTTGTAATCCACTTTGACGCCAGACCTGCTCTCCATCTTTATAGAGAATTAGTGTCGGCACCCCCTGCACATGAAACTTAGAAGCTAATGCTTGATTCTTGTCAACATCAATCTTGATGATGCTTAAGTGATCCCCTAGCTCCTCCTTCACGTCTTTTAATATCGGCGCAAGCATCTGACAAGGACCACACCATGCCGCCGAAAAATCAACCAATACAACTTTATTACCCTTTATTAATTCATTGAAACTTGCCATATTTTTAGATGTTAGATATAAGATGTTAGATATTAGACATTGGGATTTTTGATAATAGAACTATCGAGATCTAATTATGTTTGCTTTAAAAGATTCAATTTGCCTTATCCCATTTTAGTATAATCAACTAAATCTATTCCAAACGCCTTATGGATAAGAATCAATGCCAGAATGACAGGAAATAGTAGTTAGTAGAGAGTAATTAGGGCATAGTATTTAGTAGAAAGTATTTAGTAGTTAGTATTTAGAGCGTATTGTTTAGTATTTGGTAATTAGAATATAGTGCTTAGTATTCGGTAATATAGAACATAGTGTTTAGTATTTGGTTCTGAATCCTTTAGCAAAATCTATATCACATTTCAATGTTCAGATCAAAATATCAATAATCTTTCGCCCGACGTACTAAGCACTAACTACTTAATACTAAATACTAACTACTTAATACTAACGTCTAATATCTTACATCTAATGTCTAATTCCTAATCCACACAAAGCTCTTCCAGATCTTCAATACTACCAGTGTACATATTGAGGTCAACCGGACCTTTGATACCGGCGACTGTGCCTTTTTCAGAAAATTGCCAGAAGTTCCAATGTTTTTTGGGGCTTTCGATCCAGAAATTATAGTTAGCGATCCAGAGGGTATAATCAGCAAATTCCTTTTCTAGGAAGTCTGCAAAGTATTTATCAGCTGAATAAAGTATAGGTTTTATGTCGTAATGTGCTTCGACAGCTGTAAGCCAGCGTTTTAGTCCGACTTTTAAACTGTCCATAGATTGACCTCGCGGCATTTCCTCAATGTCTAGCACTGGAGGAAGGTCTCCAGGTTCCAATTTCACGATCTTAATAAAATTCTTCGCTTGTTTTGCCGAGTTCTCATTGGGACGAAAATAGTGGTAAGCACCGCGCAGTTTGTTTTTATCTTTAATCTCCTTCCAATTCCTTTTAAATCTGCTGTCTTTAGCACTTTCCCCCATGGTAGCACGCACAAAGATAAAGTCGACAGGGAACTCATCATGTATGGTTAGCACCTGATCCCAGGAAATATCACCTTGGTATTGCGAAACGTCGATTCCATATATCTTATCATCGTATCGACGCATCAATTCCTTATTACGGATATCATATTTTGTGCGATCTTCAAGAGTGACTGGATTTTTATCAAACCATTTTATAAACAAATAGGAAATTCCTGCGCGATGTTGAATCGCAAAGATTATCAGAACGATAAGTACAGGAATAGTGATACTCCAGATCAGTAGTTTACGTTGTACTTCTTTGTCTGTTTGTACTTTTTTCTTGTCAGTTTTGTTCCTTTTTGACATATTGCGTGAAATTAGGCTATTTCTAGCGCATAGTCAAAAATAATTTATCTATGATTGTTTATAACCCAAAGGATTGGTTTAACACCATTAGCTATCTGCATAATAGCAAAATATTTAAGCGTCTTCTTCCCTATCTAATCATCTCCATATTTGTATCATGGGGTCTAGCCTACGTTGAGCTTGAGTATTTAAAGCTGTCTGACCGAAGCTGGATTAAGAACATTACAACTGTCCACAACCTACTCGGCTTTGTACTTTCCTTAATCTTGGTATTTCGTACCAATACAGCCTATGATCGTTGGTGGGAAGCAAGAAAGCAATGGGGTACACTGACAAACACCAGTAGAACTTTAGCCATTAAAATGAATGCATTCCTCGACCCACAGGATAAAGTCAATCGTTCATTCTACAGAAAATCAATAGCATTATATGCTGAAACGTTATTTACCTATCTACGCTCAGACTACACGAAGTTTATGCTTGATGAAGTCGAGCATCCAGAGCTAAATAGTCTTGACGAAAAGAAACATGGGCCTAATCAAGTTGCGGCATTGATTTACAAGAAAACAAACATCCTCTATAAGGAACAAAAAATAACGGGTGATCAGTTAATCGTCATAAATCAAGATATAACAAGCTTGACCGACGTTACTGGGGCATGCGAAAGAATTAAGAATACTCCTATTCCACTTGGCTATAGCGCATTTATCAAGACCTTTATTATCTTGTATACAGCGACTCTGCCGATTGGCTTAGTCTTCTCCATGGGATACTTTGTCGCTGCTGCAGTACCATTTATTTTCTATGTCTTAGCGACATTAGAAATGATTGGCGAATCTATTGAGGAACCCTTTGGATCCGATTCAGACGATTTACCAATCGAAAAGATTGCCGCCAATATCAAGAAGCATACCCAAGAGATTCTATTGCCTTAATCAGTCTCTGCTTAAGGACACAGTTCGGATATTTAAATTTTCATCAATACCGAAGGGTAGGAACAATAAAAAAAGGCAAAGTTATATAAACTTTGCCTTTCTCATCTTAAGCGATCTTTTGATCGAAATAAACGATGAATTGGGTTGGGTTTAGTCCTCGATGATCCTTAATTGATTTTGCAAATTTCCCATACGAGGAAAATCCACAATATGCAGCTAAATAAGCGAGCTTAAAGCTTCGTGCTTGCTCAGTCTTCCGCAAGTAATCTTCCAGATAACATATGCGTAGCATATTGATATAGTTTGGAAAATCACTGCCTTTGTTTTTGTTTACTACAAAGGATAAGTACTTCGAGTTACAGCCGATTTCACGCGCTGTAGAATTAATTGAGCAGCCTGGATTCAGAAAAAACCGATCCAGCTCCCATTCATTTAGGGCATTCAAAAGTTTGCTCTCCGTGTCGGGGCTCATATAAACCTTTGAATCCGTCTTTTGATGGTTTGCAATCATAATTTTAGGTTAATTTACTATTACTAATTCGCAGAGTATTCTTTAATTTTCGTTTGAATATAGATGTTGGTTTGTTTTATCTTTAATCCAGATCGAGATAGTATCCAAGGTTGTTTTCCTTACCATCAACCATATCTTTCACGCCACCTTCTTTAGCTTTCTCTTCTTGGAACAGCTCCTCATAATCCTTCGTATAGAGAGCATTCGGAACTACATTTACATCAAAAATGAGTTCTTCCTTCAAACTACTAGCAAAATTGCCATATAGCTCAATCCAATGCTTCACATAGCCAATGTTCTTATAACTATTGAAAGTCATACTAATGACGCCCTCCTCACCTGGAGGAACATTCTTCGTCGTAATTTTATTGACTACAAGACAGCCGCAAGATGTGATAATATCAGTAAGCAACAGTGGGACATCCCCTGTATTCTTAAATTTAAAAACAACGTCTAGATGTTGCCCGGTTAAAATTGGATAATAATGGCGTTCATTGTCTATAATCTCAATTGTTGTTTTCTTGTCTTTGAAATCATCACAAGAAGTAAACAAGAGTATGATTATAAAACAACTATATACGAATTTACTCATTTTAATATTATTTTTTAATTAAAAACTTGAACTTCATCCAAACCTAGTCTAGATAAGCTCGGATTTCTTGTGCTAATTTTGATTTTAGAAGCTTTTGCAGCATCAAAATTGGAAAGTGGAATGCTCAAGGTAAATGTGTTATTAGAAGGACTGGGATCTTTGATCTCCGATTGATAGATCAGCTTGCCGCCTTGCCAACATTCGACTTTCTCAGGAATACCGTATTGATGTCTTTCGTTTTTCAAAAAACGCATTTGTAGCTCTTTTTTATCGCTAAAAGTGTTCACATCAATCGTGAAGGTCATACTTTTACTAGAGGTTAACCAGCCTTGATGAAAATCATTAGCAAAGCCCAGGATCCCGTCCACTAGACTCGATTTAGGAAGCACCTCCTTCTGCTCGTTTACAACCTGCAACAATTGAGACGACTTCAACTGATTCGGCTTCTGCGATAAAGAAGCATATTGATTCCATTCGGTGATATAAGTCTTTAAATCTCCATCGCTCTCCTTATACACTTGAATCTTCTCCGACTGTATATCTTTTGTCAATTCAGCTAACAGTGCGATCGTTGAGGGCTTAAGTTGAACACGTTGATTAACAATCTCAAAGGCACCTGTTTTCTTTAGCCCCTGACTGTAAGCAATCTGTAATCGGGTATAACGAAATGCTGCCAAGAGCTGTGCAACAGCCGCTTGCTCGCTACCTTCCATTGATGGATATAGAGCTTGTAATGAAGAATTCAGTTTTAAAAAATCCATCTCATTGAAATAAGATTGCCGTACTTCCGAATAACCGGCATACAAGGAATAAGGCTTACCTTTGTTCACAAAATCACTTTCCAACTTCTGGTAATATGCACTCAACAACTGATGTGATTTAGGATAGAATTTCTTGAAATACTTGTCAATAAGCGGAGCGATATCTAAATTCGAATTGATCATCAACGCCGCCGAGACATAAGTTTTTACATCATCAAAACTGCTGTAATCATAACCCGACGCATTGAGAAATACCCCCTTCACTCCCTCCTTTTTATAGGCTTGTAATTGTGCTTTTAACACCGACAAAGAAGGTAATGGAGTTAGGTAATCATCGAAATTTGAAGAGTAATCCCAAAGGAAGATCTCCTTCGCTTTTGGTTTCCAGGCATGAATTTCTTTATTAAAACGTTGAAGAGCCTGATTATCCTTTATTTTCGTCGACTTTGGTAAGTCAATGCTGCTAAAAAATATGCCTGCATTGGGTTCTAAAGAAAAATCAGAAGGTAGATTCACTGAATGATATCGTATCGTAAAAAACTGATGCTGTCTGAATTCCTTTGCAAGTTTGTTCAATAACAGCACTACAGCAGATGCTGCGTTTGTAGAAGTGTTCCCGGCAGTCTTACATTGATCGCAAGTACATGAGATCTTATTATCATTCGGAGCAATCATAAATTTCATGCCCTCGCTTGGATCGCTGCTGAAGTTATCCAAAATATAATTATGCAGTTGATTATATAAAGCCTCGCTACTAAAGCAAAACTGCTCTTTATTAATCTGACCGGCATCTGTTGCCCATACGCCTGGTTCGTCTTGGATAATTCGTGTTATATTATGTCCCCAAATTCCCCACTCACTATCCAGATTATTGGTCCCTAATATCGCCGCATAATCGACATTTGTATTCGGTTTATAGTGCGGCTCGCGATAGGCGAAATCAAAGTCTTTGCATTGTGTTTT encodes:
- a CDS encoding bestrophin family protein encodes the protein MIVYNPKDWFNTISYLHNSKIFKRLLPYLIISIFVSWGLAYVELEYLKLSDRSWIKNITTVHNLLGFVLSLILVFRTNTAYDRWWEARKQWGTLTNTSRTLAIKMNAFLDPQDKVNRSFYRKSIALYAETLFTYLRSDYTKFMLDEVEHPELNSLDEKKHGPNQVAALIYKKTNILYKEQKITGDQLIVINQDITSLTDVTGACERIKNTPIPLGYSAFIKTFIILYTATLPIGLVFSMGYFVAAAVPFIFYVLATLEMIGESIEEPFGSDSDDLPIEKIAANIKKHTQEILLP
- a CDS encoding glycoside hydrolase family 25 protein — its product is MSKRNKTDKKKVQTDKEVQRKLLIWSITIPVLIVLIIFAIQHRAGISYLFIKWFDKNPVTLEDRTKYDIRNKELMRRYDDKIYGIDVSQYQGDISWDQVLTIHDEFPVDFIFVRATMGESAKDSRFKRNWKEIKDKNKLRGAYHYFRPNENSAKQAKNFIKIVKLEPGDLPPVLDIEEMPRGQSMDSLKVGLKRWLTAVEAHYDIKPILYSADKYFADFLEKEFADYTLWIANYNFWIESPKKHWNFWQFSEKGTVAGIKGPVDLNMYTGSIEDLEELCVD
- a CDS encoding DUF4838 domain-containing protein, which gives rise to MISTACHNDHYDLNASSYVLTAEQDAGSEKWRDYLYNQLHKRSSDKALFRTAELDEAIPDDAKEIHVELATDLKNDYCIQYEHKKILIRVKTAKISTWMSYQLIETLGQVKKEVAVDDLPPAFIDFKTQCKDFDFAYREPHYKPNTNVDYAAILGTNNLDSEWGIWGHNITRIIQDEPGVWATDAGQINKEQFCFSSEALYNQLHNYILDNFSSDPSEGMKFMIAPNDNKISCTCDQCKTAGNTSTNAASAVVLLLNKLAKEFRQHQFFTIRYHSVNLPSDFSLEPNAGIFFSSIDLPKSTKIKDNQALQRFNKEIHAWKPKAKEIFLWDYSSNFDDYLTPLPSLSVLKAQLQAYKKEGVKGVFLNASGYDYSSFDDVKTYVSAALMINSNLDIAPLIDKYFKKFYPKSHQLLSAYYQKLESDFVNKGKPYSLYAGYSEVRQSYFNEMDFLKLNSSLQALYPSMEGSEQAAVAQLLAAFRYTRLQIAYSQGLKKTGAFEIVNQRVQLKPSTIALLAELTKDIQSEKIQVYKESDGDLKTYITEWNQYASLSQKPNQLKSSQLLQVVNEQKEVLPKSSLVDGILGFANDFHQGWLTSSKSMTFTIDVNTFSDKKELQMRFLKNERHQYGIPEKVECWQGGKLIYQSEIKDPSPSNNTFTLSIPLSNFDAAKASKIKISTRNPSLSRLGLDEVQVFN
- a CDS encoding DUF1573 domain-containing protein, yielding MSKFVYSCFIIILLFTSCDDFKDKKTTIEIIDNERHYYPILTGQHLDVVFKFKNTGDVPLLLTDIITSCGCLVVNKITTKNVPPGEEGVISMTFNSYKNIGYVKHWIELYGNFASSLKEELIFDVNVVPNALYTKDYEELFQEEKAKEGGVKDMVDGKENNLGYYLDLD
- a CDS encoding helix-turn-helix domain-containing protein, translating into MIANHQKTDSKVYMSPDTESKLLNALNEWELDRFFLNPGCSINSTAREIGCNSKYLSFVVNKNKGSDFPNYINMLRICYLEDYLRKTEQARSFKLAYLAAYCGFSSYGKFAKSIKDHRGLNPTQFIVYFDQKIA